Proteins co-encoded in one Medicago truncatula cultivar Jemalong A17 chromosome 8, MtrunA17r5.0-ANR, whole genome shotgun sequence genomic window:
- the LOC25502257 gene encoding 1-aminocyclopropane-1-carboxylate synthase 7 translates to MGIEIEQSCVQLSNIAISDTHGENSPYFAGWKAYDENPYHELTNSSGVIQMGLAENQVSFDLVEKYLEVHPEDYNGFRENALFQDYHGLKSFRTAMASFMEQIRGGKATFDSERIVITAGATAANELLTFILANPGDALLVPTPYYPGFDRDLRWRTGVNIVPIHCNRSNNFQITPKALEAAYKEAESMNMKVSGVLITNPSNPLGITVKRSVLEEILDFVTKKNIHLISDEIYSGSVFNSSEFVSIAEILETRRYKDAERVHIVYSLSKDLGLPGFRVGTIYSYNDKVVTTARRMSSFTLISSQTQQFLANMLSDKKFTEKYININRERLKKRYEMIIEGLKSVGIECLKGNAGLFCWMNLSPLLKESTKEGELELWNIVLNELKLNISPGCSCHCDQPGWFRVCFANMSEHTLEVALKRIRNFMANRTGTKKM, encoded by the exons atgGGTATTGAGATAGAACAATCTTGTGTACAACTTTCAAACATTGCAATTTCTGACACTCATGGAGAAAACTCACCCTACTTTGCTGGATGGAAAGCATATGATGAAAACCCTTATCATGAATTAACTAACTCTTCTGGTGTTATACAAATGGGATTGGCAGAAAATCAA gtttcatttgatttggtaGAAAAGTATTTGGAAGTGCACCCGGAAGATTACAATGGTTTCAGAGAAAATGCATTATTTCAAGACTATCATGGACTTAAATCATTCAGAACTGCAATGGCAAGTTTCATGGAACAAATAAGAGGTGGTAAAGCTACATTTGATTCGGAAAGAATAGTCATCACTGCCGGAGCAACTGCGGCTAATGAGCTTTTAACCTTCATTCTTGCAAACCCCGGAGATGCTTTGCTTGTTCCCACCCCTTACTATCCAGG GTTTGATAGAGACTTAAGGTGGAGAACTGGTGTAAACATAGTGCCAATTCACTGCAACAGatcaaacaattttcaaattacacCAAAAGCTTTAGAAGCAGCTTACAAAGAAGCAGAATCAATGAACATGAAAGTGAGTGGAGTGCTGATCACAAACCCTTCAAACCCATTAGGTATAACAGTTAAACGTTCAGTTCTAGAAGAGATTCTTGACTTTGTGACAAAAAAGAACATCCACCTTATCTCAGACGAAATCTACTCAGGATCAGTGTTTAATTCCTCTGAGTTTGTAAGCATAGCAGAGATTCTTGAAACTCGTCGATACAAAGATGCAGAGAGAGTTCACATTGTCTATAGTCTCTCAAAAGATCTCGGTCTACCAGGTTTCAGAGTTGGAACAATTTATTCATACAATGATAAGGTTGTAACAACAGCCCGAAGAATGTCGAGTTTTACCTTGATATCTTCACAAACACAACAATTTTTGGCTAATATGCTATCAGACAAAAAGTTTACTGAGAAGTATATTAACATTAATAGGGAAAGATTGAAGAAGAGATatgaaatgataattgaaggttTGAAAAGTGTTGGAATTGAGTGTTTGAAAGGGAATGCAGGTTTGTTTTGTTGGATGAATTTGAGTCCACTTTTGAAGGAGTCAACTAAGGAAGGTGAATTGGAACTTTGGAATATTGTTTTGAATGAACTGAAATTGAATATATCTCCGGGGTGTTCTTGTCATTGTGATCAACCTGGTTGGTTTAGAGTCTGCTTTGCTAATATGAGTGAACACACTTTGGaagttgcattgaaaagaatACGTAACTTCATGGCTAACCGAACAGGGACAAAGAAGATGTAA
- the LOC11412189 gene encoding 1-aminocyclopropane-1-carboxylate synthase 7, with product MGIEIEQSCVQLSNIAISDTHGENSPYFAGWKAYDENPYHELTNSSGVIQMGLAENQVSFDLVEKYLEVHPEDYNGFRENALFQDYHGLKSFRTAMASFMEQIRGGKATFDSERIVITAGATAANELLTFILANPGDALLVPTPYYPGFDRDLRWRTGVNIVPIHCNRSNNFQITPKALEAAYKEAESMNMKVSGVLITNPSNPLGITVKRSVLEEILDFVTKKNIHLISDEIYSGSVFNSSEFVSIAEILETRRYKDAERVHIVYSLSKDLGLPGFRVGTIYSYNDKVVTTARRMSSFTLISSQTQQFLANMLSDKKFTEKYININRERLKKRYEMIIEGLKSVGIECLKGNAGLFCWMNLSPLLKESTKEGELELWNIVLNELKLNISPGCSCHCDQPGWFRVCFANMSEHTLEVALKRIRNFMANRTGTKKM from the exons ATGGGTATTGAGATAGAACAATCTTGTGTACAACTTTCAAACATTGCAATTTCTGACACTCATGGAGAAAACTCACCCTACTTTGCTGGATGGAAAGCATATGATGAAAACCCTTATCATGAATTAACTAACTCTTCTGGTGTTATACAAATGGGATTGGCAGAAAATCAA gtttcatttgatttggtaGAAAAGTATTTGGAAGTGCACCCGGAAGATTACAATGGTTTCAGAGAAAATGCATTATTTCAAGACTATCATGGACTTAAATCATTCAGAACTGCAATGGCAAGTTTCATGGAACAAATAAGAGGTGGTAAAGCTACATTTGATTCGGAAAGAATAGTCATCACTGCCGGAGCAACTGCGGCTAATGAGCTTTTAACCTTCATTCTTGCAAACCCCGGAGATGCTTTGCTTGTTCCCACCCCTTACTATCCAGG GTTTGATAGAGACTTAAGGTGGAGAACTGGTGTAAACATAGTGCCAATTCACTGCAACAGatcaaacaattttcaaattacacCAAAAGCTTTAGAAGCAGCTTACAAAGAAGCAGAATCAATGAACATGAAAGTGAGTGGAGTGCTGATCACAAACCCTTCAAACCCATTAGGTATAACAGTTAAACGTTCAGTTCTAGAAGAGATTCTTGACTTTGTGACAAAAAAGAACATCCACCTTATCTCAGACGAAATCTACTCAGGATCAGTGTTTAATTCCTCTGAGTTTGTAAGCATAGCAGAGATTCTTGAAACTCGTCGATACAAAGATGCAGAGAGAGTTCACATTGTCTATAGTCTCTCAAAAGATCTCGGTCTACCAGGTTTCAGAGTTGGAACAATTTATTCATACAATGATAAGGTTGTAACAACAGCCCGAAGAATGTCGAGTTTTACCTTGATATCTTCACAAACACAACAATTTTTGGCTAATATGCTATCAGACAAAAAGTTTACTGAGAAGTATATTAACATTAATAGGGAAAGATTGAAGAAGAGATatgaaatgataattgaaggttTGAAAAGTGTTGGAATTGAGTGTTTGAAAGGGAATGCAGGTTTGTTTTGTTGGATGAATTTGAGTCCACTTTTGAAGGAGTCAACTAAGGAAGGTGAATTGGAACTTTGGAATATTGTTTTGAATGAACTGAAATTGAATATATCTCCGGGGTGTTCTTGTCATTGTGATCAACCTGGTTGGTTTAGAGTCTGCTTTGCTAATATGAGTGAACACACTTTGGaagttgcattgaaaagaatACGTAACTTCATGGCTAACCGAACAGGGACAAAGAAGATGTAA
- the LOC11406014 gene encoding uncharacterized protein, which translates to MSKLQQLTSKVCQASQFITKHGTSYHKQLLEKNKEYIQEPATVEKCQLLAKQLFYTRLASIPNRCESFHKELDYVKQIWKNKQDLKIEDAGIAVLFGLECYAWFCAGQIVGRGFTFTGYYV; encoded by the exons ATGTCGAAGTTGCAGCAGTTGACATCAAAAGTGTGTCAAGCATCCCAATTTATAACCAAACATGGAACTTCTTACCACAAGCAGCTGTTGGAGAAGAACAAGGAATACATTCAGGAACCTGCTACAGTAGAGAAATGCCAACTTCTGGCCAAGCAACTATTTTACACTCGCCTCGCTag TATTCCAAATCGTTGCGAGTCCTTTCATAAGGAACTTGATTATGTCAAGCAAATCTGGAAGAATAAGCAAGATTTAAAGATTGAAGATGCAGGTATTGCTGTTTTGTTTGGCCTGGAATGTTATGCGTGGTTTTGTGCTGGTCAGATTGTTGGAAGGGGATTTACTTTCACAGGATACTATGTCTGA